A genomic segment from Chanos chanos chromosome 2, fChaCha1.1, whole genome shotgun sequence encodes:
- the etf1a gene encoding eukaryotic peptide chain release factor subunit 1-like produces the protein MADDPSAADRNVEIWKIKKLIKSLEAARGNGTSMISLIIPPKDQISRVAKMLADEFGTASNIKSRVNRLSVLGAITSVQQRLKLYNKVPPNGLVVYCGTIVTEEGKEKKVNIDFEPFKPINTSLYLCDNKFHTEALTALLSDDSKFGFIVIDGSGALFGTLQGNTREVLHKFTVDLPKKHGRGGQSALRFARLRMEKRHNYVRKVAETAVQLFVSNDKVNVAGMVLAGSADFKTELSQSDMFDPRLQAKVLKLVDISYGGENGFNQAIELSAEVLSNVKFIQEKKLIGRYFDEISQDTGKYCFGVEDTLKALEMGAVEILIVYENLDTMRYILRVHGAEGNGAENDEKIIYLTPEQEKDKSHFTDKETGQEHELIDCMPLLEWFANNYKKFGATLEIVTDKSQEGSQFVKGFGGIGGILRYRVDFQGMEYQGDDDEFFDLDDY, from the exons TAACGGGACCAGTATGATTTCGCTGATCATTCCTCCAAAGGATCAGATCTCCAGAGTGGCAAAGATGTTGGCTGATGAGTTTGGAACTGCTTCCAATATCAAAAGCAGAGTTAACCGCCTGTCTGTTCTGGGAGCCATCACCTCAGTACAGCAGAGACTCAAACTCTAtaacaaag TGCCCCCTAATGGTCTAGTGGTGTATTGCGGGACCATTGTAACggaggaagggaaagagaagaaagtcaATATTGACTTTGAACCTTTCAAACCCATTAATACCTCTCTATATCTCTGTGACAACAAATTTCACACTGAG gCTCTGACGGCACTGTTGTCTGATGACAGTAAATTTGGTTTTATTGTGATTGATGGGAGCGGAGCTCTGTTTGGGACCTTACAGGGGAACACCAGAGAAGTGCTTCATAAGTTTACTGTCGACTTGCCCAAAAAGCATG GTAGAGGAGGACAGTCTGCTCTGCGTTTTGCTCGTTTAAGGATGGAAAAGAGACATAATTATGTGAGGAAGGTTGCGGAGACGGCCGTACAGCTCTTCGTCTCCAACGATAAAGTCAATGTGGCAGGAATGGTGTTGGCAGGATCTGCGGACTTCAAAACAGAACTCAGTCAGTCTGACATGTTTGACCCG AGGTTACAGGCAAAAGTGCTGAAGTTGGTGGATATTTCATACGGTGGAGAGAACGGATTTAATCAGGCGATTGAGCTCTCTGCGGAAGTGCTGTCCAATGTCAAATTCATCCAAGAGAAGAAACTTATAG ggaggtATTTTGATGAGATCAGTCAGGATACGGGGAAGTATTGTTTTGGTGTGGAGGACACACTGAAGGCTCTAGAGATGGGAGCAGTGGAGATTTTAATCGTCTATGAGAACCTGGACACTATGAGATACATCCTACGAGTGCACGGGGCAGAAGGCAACGGAGCAGAGAACG atGAGAAGATCATTTATCTGACGccagaacaagagaaagacaagTCTCACTTCACAGATAAGGAG acTGGACAAGAGCATGAGCTCATAGACTGTATGCCCCTGCTGGAGTGGTTTGCTAATAACTATAAGAAGTTTGGAGCCACACTGGAGATCGTCACGGATAAGAGTCAGGAGGGGTCACAGTTTGTGAAAGGCTTCGGAGGCATCGGGG gcatTCTGCGGTACAGGGTTGATTTCCAGGGCATGGAGTATCAGGGGGATGACGATGAGTTCTTTGATTTGGATGACTACTAG